One Fusobacterium nucleatum genomic window carries:
- a CDS encoding site-specific integrase — translation MRAANGMGTVSKLSGKRRKPWLLRDNKKFNEKTGKYERLPLGVFETKKEAETYRIAYFTNNLDMLEKTDIKIHKKKEKGITFEQVYNLWLKNKDVNDGTLTNYETQFKRSKKLHKMEINKINGILLQDIFYSLDLTNSTLRVLKSFWSMIFDFAILNDMCSKNYAKYLKTKTVEKGKKTSDRERVITYEELQILWDNLNNHETDKYRIIDMVLILCYTGLRISELLRVKRKDIFLKDYYFEVEKSKSKAGVRKVPIADKIIELFRGRYFSKDKFLWQRYDGLEYDYDSFDNHFRILFRDLGLSYHSLHDTRHTFATLLSDNVADKDAIIKMIGHSNYKITSDVYVHKNIQKLKEAVDEIK, via the coding sequence ATGAGAGCAGCAAATGGAATGGGAACTGTTTCAAAACTTTCAGGAAAAAGAAGAAAACCCTGGTTATTAAGAGATAACAAAAAATTTAATGAAAAAACTGGAAAATATGAAAGATTACCTCTTGGAGTATTTGAAACTAAAAAAGAGGCAGAAACCTACAGAATAGCATATTTTACAAATAACCTTGATATGCTTGAAAAGACTGATATAAAAATACATAAAAAGAAAGAAAAAGGTATTACATTTGAACAAGTCTATAATTTATGGTTAAAAAATAAGGATGTGAATGATGGAACTTTAACAAATTATGAAACACAATTTAAAAGAAGTAAAAAACTGCATAAAATGGAAATAAATAAAATAAATGGTATTTTACTTCAAGATATTTTTTATAGTTTAGATTTGACTAACAGCACTTTAAGAGTTTTAAAAAGTTTCTGGAGCATGATATTTGACTTTGCGATATTAAATGATATGTGTAGCAAGAATTATGCTAAGTATTTAAAGACTAAGACTGTTGAAAAAGGTAAAAAGACAAGTGATAGAGAAAGAGTTATTACTTATGAAGAACTTCAAATATTATGGGATAACTTAAATAATCATGAAACTGATAAATATAGAATAATAGATATGGTCTTAATTTTATGTTATACAGGCTTGAGAATTAGTGAACTATTAAGAGTTAAAAGAAAAGATATATTTCTAAAAGATTATTATTTTGAAGTAGAAAAGTCTAAGAGCAAAGCAGGAGTTAGAAAAGTCCCTATTGCAGATAAAATTATAGAACTTTTTAGAGGTAGGTATTTTAGTAAGGATAAGTTTTTATGGCAAAGATATGATGGTTTAGAGTATGATTATGATTCTTTTGATAATCATTTTAGAATTCTTTTTAGAGATTTAGGATTGTCTTATCATAGTTTACATGATACTAGGCATACATTTGCAACACTTCTATCAGATAATGTTGCAGATAAAGATGCAATTATAAAAATGATAGGACATTCTAACTATAAAATTACTTCTGATGTCTATGTGCATAAGAATATCCAAAAATTGAAAGAGGCAGTGGATGAAATAAAATAA
- a CDS encoding ImmA/IrrE family metallo-endopeptidase yields the protein MIRTNSYIQYNYAQKKAYEVLLKYSEGVLPIDPFKIIKKINNIELKTYTEFAKELQKKQPSMPIEEIKCQFESNRGFLKKKGKKKYILCYNEEDSTYVIRWTIFHELGHYFLEHLKEEYNYIFCDGERYSEIKEKEANCFARHCSSPLTLALYMYIEINNNNLKLLDLFRYFFNMSKEVSEYCSKHFSTNWMYYLVKEDDELITLFKNSINEKINNVYSQFEYMSLFGKDIWLYLPKSL from the coding sequence TTGATTAGGACAAATTCTTATATTCAATATAATTATGCACAAAAAAAGGCTTATGAAGTTTTATTAAAATATAGTGAAGGAGTTTTACCAATAGATCCTTTTAAAATTATAAAAAAGATAAATAATATAGAACTAAAAACTTATACTGAATTTGCTAAGGAACTTCAAAAAAAGCAACCTAGCATGCCAATTGAAGAAATCAAATGTCAATTTGAAAGCAATAGAGGATTTTTAAAAAAGAAAGGAAAAAAGAAGTATATTCTTTGTTATAATGAAGAAGATTCAACTTATGTAATTAGATGGACTATTTTTCATGAACTAGGACATTACTTTTTAGAACATTTAAAAGAAGAATATAATTATATTTTTTGTGATGGAGAAAGATATAGTGAAATAAAAGAAAAAGAAGCTAATTGCTTTGCAAGACATTGTAGTTCACCTTTAACTTTAGCTTTATATATGTATATAGAAATTAATAATAATAATTTAAAATTACTTGATTTATTTAGATACTTTTTCAATATGAGTAAAGAAGTTTCCGAATACTGTTCCAAGCATTTTAGCACTAATTGGATGTATTATTTAGTTAAAGAAGATGATGAATTAATCACATTATTCAAAAATTCAATCAATGAAAAAATTAATAATGTTTATAGTCAATTTGAATATATGAGTTTATTTGGAAAAGATATTTGGTTGTATTTACCAAAATCACTATAA
- a CDS encoding HIRAN domain-containing protein, translated as MLKKILRYLFLIMTVFSGILTIVAFSDSIIFGIFMLVATFIFFFFFSLFGANNITAKPQNNEVQKGNVEEHGTLQFEVAGTFVEARQKVIKDFVKNEIKEGMKAYDGLTTKEIKTQRYENIEIYEVPEDEKWDKDYFRLEKEPDNEYDKNAIKVILNDFSKIGYIPKEKTLQVGKLIDDNKILSMHFSITGGKYKLWDGEDLETDEEEYSVTLTINY; from the coding sequence ATGTTAAAAAAAATATTAAGGTATCTATTTTTAATAATGACCGTTTTTTCTGGAATATTAACTATTGTAGCCTTTTCTGACTCTATTATTTTTGGAATATTTATGCTAGTTGCTACTTTTATTTTCTTTTTCTTTTTTTCATTATTTGGGGCAAATAATATTACTGCTAAACCTCAAAATAATGAAGTTCAAAAAGGAAATGTTGAAGAACATGGAACTTTGCAATTTGAAGTAGCTGGTACTTTTGTAGAAGCAAGACAAAAAGTTATTAAGGATTTTGTAAAAAATGAAATTAAAGAGGGTATGAAAGCATATGATGGTTTAACTACTAAAGAAATTAAAACACAAAGATATGAAAATATTGAAATTTATGAAGTTCCCGAAGATGAAAAATGGGATAAAGATTATTTTAGATTAGAAAAAGAACCTGATAATGAATATGATAAAAATGCTATAAAAGTAATTTTAAATGATTTTTCTAAAATAGGTTATATTCCAAAGGAAAAAACTTTACAAGTAGGAAAATTAATAGATGATAATAAAATATTATCAATGCATTTTTCAATTACTGGTGGAAAATATAAATTATGGGACGGAGAAGATTTAGAAACTGATGAAGAAGAATACTCTGTAACATTAACTATCAATTATTAA
- a CDS encoding DUF739 family protein — protein sequence MFDYSKLEGKITEVYRTQYKFAEVLGISKASISAKLNNKTDFTQKEICDSLRLLKIPESEVYSYFFKTKV from the coding sequence ATGTTTGATTATAGTAAATTAGAAGGAAAAATAACTGAAGTTTATAGAACACAGTATAAATTTGCAGAAGTCTTAGGAATATCAAAAGCTAGCATTTCTGCAAAACTAAATAATAAAACAGATTTTACTCAAAAAGAAATTTGTGATTCTCTTCGGTTATTAAAGATTCCAGAAAGTGAAGTATATTCATATTTTTTTAAAACAAAAGTTTAG
- a CDS encoding peptidylprolyl isomerase, whose amino-acid sequence MGNYKISVEEAIALSGGELNKDDIYSLIQANEVPGCIYIKDQEKERGKYLIIKPHWLNFLAGKSYKKIKTSNSTNQSLLDV is encoded by the coding sequence ATGGGAAATTATAAAATTAGTGTAGAAGAAGCCATTGCTTTATCTGGTGGAGAATTAAACAAAGATGATATTTATAGTTTAATTCAAGCTAATGAAGTTCCAGGTTGTATCTATATAAAAGATCAAGAAAAGGAAAGGGGGAAATATTTAATAATAAAACCACATTGGTTGAACTTTTTAGCAGGGAAAAGTTATAAAAAAATAAAAACATCTAATAGCACCAACCAAAGTTTATTAGATGTTTAA
- a CDS encoding helix-turn-helix domain-containing protein, translating into MKENCADRIKKALDLRNMKPVDLAEKSGIKKSALSQYMSNKISPRQNALYSLAKALDVSPAWLMGFDVPMENEETNYQVKTAARDKKVFDKYSKLDEAKRKIVEALIDSYFDENVEDEED; encoded by the coding sequence ATGAAAGAGAATTGTGCAGACAGAATAAAGAAAGCTTTAGATTTAAGAAATATGAAACCTGTTGACTTAGCTGAAAAGAGTGGAATTAAAAAATCTGCATTAAGTCAATATATGTCAAATAAAATTTCTCCAAGACAAAATGCTCTTTACTCTTTAGCTAAGGCACTTGATGTTAGCCCTGCTTGGTTAATGGGGTTTGATGTTCCTATGGAAAATGAAGAAACTAATTATCAAGTTAAAACTGCTGCAAGAGATAAAAAAGTTTTTGATAAATATAGTAAACTTGATGAAGCTAAAAGAAAAATAGTTGAGGCTTTAATAGATAGTTACTTTGATGAAAATGTTGAAGATGAAGAAGATTAA